One window of the Trifolium pratense cultivar HEN17-A07 linkage group LG2, ARS_RC_1.1, whole genome shotgun sequence genome contains the following:
- the LOC123907854 gene encoding uncharacterized protein LOC123907854 isoform X1, with protein MKTKTEKGRAVLAFSFSIPLSQNRCSQFLSHPPAAALNPSLPALNLSPSPRRKAVQSSAAAAPHSLFLFVSFESALINMYANCGAMEFAREIYEGLPLKNMIVLSAIYLQLRCCFILVNFVNVLLMCVLLIVMPKHVSLSTDKMSRIPSVVPQKRRKSSIENAFNVEDMNHLIENIAMVFYAGVLSFHLARNPYYVSSYSFAANHNLSGFLPLSYNALRTTLLKQERAHIDRLLQPIKSLWTLKGVTLVSNGWTDVQRRPLINFIGICEGGHIFLKVVDGSDEYKDKFYMTNIFNSRWADIEYAPDKISSKNLPRLSNIPGVATENT; from the exons atgaaaacaaaaacagaaaaaggaaGAGCAGTACTTGCTTTCTCTTTCTCGATCCCTCTCTCTCAAAATCGCTGCTCTCAGTTCCTCTCTCACCCGCCGGCCGCCGCTCTCAATCCCTCTCTCCCTGCTCTCAATCTCTCTCCCTCACCTCGCCGTAAAGCCGTTCAATCTTCCGCCGCAGCCGCACCGCACTCACTCTTTCTCTTCGTCTCGTTTGAG AGTGCTCTCATTAACATGTATGCAAATTGTGGTGCAATGGAGTTTGCTAGGGAAATATATGAAGGACTTCCGTTGAAAAATATGATTGTTTTGTCTGCTATTTACCTTCAACTTAgatgttgttttattttagtaaacTTTGTTAATGTTTTATTAATGTGTGTTTTGTTAATAGTTATGCCTAAACATGTTTCATTGTCTACCGATAAAATGTCTCGAATCCCATCGGTAGTGccacaaaagagaagaaagagtAGTATAGAAAATGCCTTCAATGTTGAGGATATGAATCATCTTATAGAAAATATAGCAATGGTATTTTATGCTGGTGTCTTATCTTTCCATCTTGCTAGAAATCCTTACTATGTTAGTTCTTATTCTTTTGCTGCTAATCACAACCTTAGTGGCTTCCTCCCTTTAAGTTATAATGCTCTAAGAACCACTCTTTTGAAGCAAGAAAGAGCTCATATTGATAGGTTGCTTCAACCTATAAAATCTTTGTGGACATTGAAGGGAGTTACGTTGGTTTCTAATGGCTGGACAGATGTGCAAAGGAGGCCtttgataaattttattggCATTTGTGAAGGAGGACATATATTCTTAAAAGTCGTTGATGGCTCTGATGAATATAAAGACAAGTTTTACATGACCAACATATTTAATTCTAGATGGGCAGACATTGAGTACGCCCCTGATAAAATTTCCTCAAAAAATTTGCCCAGGCTCTCTAACATTCCTGGAGTCGCCACTGAAAACACCTAA
- the LOC123907855 gene encoding inositol-tetrakisphosphate 1-kinase 3-like isoform X5, whose product MIRYLKLVFQVFQQDFRHKHPEVTILDPPDAIQHLLNRQSMLQNVAELNLSDCHGKVGVPQQLVITKNPSTIINEVTKAGMKLPLVAKPLVVDGSAKSHELCIAYDEVSLSKLEPPLVLQEFVNHGGLLFKIYIVGETIKVVRRFSLPNVSKHELLDVDGLFRLPRVSCAAASADDADLDPNIAEHPPRPLLERLARDLRCRLGLRLFNIDMIREHGTKDVFYVIDINYFPGYGKMPEYEHIFIDFLLSLVQNKCKKRDGT is encoded by the exons ATGATCAGATATTTGAAATTAGTCTTTCAAGTATTCCAGCAA GATTTCAGGCATAAACATCCCGAAGTTACCATCCTTGACCCTCCAGATGCAATTCAACATTTGCTCAATCGACAATCCATGCTACAAAATGTGGCAGAGCTAAACCTATCCGACTGCCACG GCAAGGTTGGGGTTCCACAGCAATTAGTTATCACTAAAAACCCATCTACTATCATCAATGAAGTCACTAAGGCTGGAATGAAGTTACCATTAg TTGCTAAACCGTTGGTTGTGGACGGGAGTGCCAAGTCACACGAACTGTGTATTGCTTATGATGAAGTGTCACTTTCAAAGCTTGAACCTCCACTTGTTCTTCAAGAGTTTGTCAATCATG GTGGTCTCCTCTTTAAGATTTATATTGTTGGGGAAACTATAAAGGTTGTGAGGCGTTTCTCTCTACCTAATGTTAGTAAACATGAGCTGTTGGATGTTGATGGTTTATTCCGATTGCCAAGAGTTTCATGCGCAGCAGCTTCTGCAGATGATGCTGATTTGGATCCAAATATTGCAG AACATCCACCAAGACCTTTATTGGAGAGGCTTGCAAGGGACCTCCGTTGTAGACTG GGACTCCGCTTGTTCAACATTGATATGATACGGGAACACGGGACAAAGGATGTGTTTTACGTCATTGATATCAATTACTTTCCGG GGTATGGAAAAATGCCAGAGTATGAGCACATATTTATAGATTTCCTACTTAGCCTTGTGCAGAATAAGTGTAAAAAGAGGGATGGTACTTAA
- the LOC123907855 gene encoding inositol-tetrakisphosphate 1-kinase 3-like isoform X1, whose product MKLNGEEEEKVVVGYALTSKKKKSFLKPNFIALARNKGIFFVAIDLNKPLLEQGPFDVVLHKLPGKEWREIIEDFRHKHPEVTILDPPDAIQHLLNRQSMLQNVAELNLSDCHGKVGVPQQLVITKNPSTIINEVTKAGMKLPLVAKPLVVDGSAKSHELCIAYDEVSLSKLEPPLVLQEFVNHGGLLFKIYIVGETIKVVRRFSLPNVSKHELLDVDGLFRLPRVSCAAASADDADLDPNIAEHPPRPLLERLARDLRCRLGLRLFNIDMIREHGTKDVFYVIDINYFPGYGKMPEYEHIFIDFLLSLVQNKCKKRDGT is encoded by the exons ATGAAGTTGAAcggagaagaagaagagaaagttGTTGTTGGATACGCCTTAACgtccaagaaaaagaaaagcttTCTAAAGCCAAACTTTATTGCTCTTGCAAG GAATAAGGGGATATTCTTTGTTGCCATTGATCTAAACAAGCCCTTGTTAGAACAAGGCCCGTTTGATGTTGTCTTGCATAAG TTGCCAGGAAAAGAGTGGCGTGAGATTATTGAG GATTTCAGGCATAAACATCCCGAAGTTACCATCCTTGACCCTCCAGATGCAATTCAACATTTGCTCAATCGACAATCCATGCTACAAAATGTGGCAGAGCTAAACCTATCCGACTGCCACG GCAAGGTTGGGGTTCCACAGCAATTAGTTATCACTAAAAACCCATCTACTATCATCAATGAAGTCACTAAGGCTGGAATGAAGTTACCATTAg TTGCTAAACCGTTGGTTGTGGACGGGAGTGCCAAGTCACACGAACTGTGTATTGCTTATGATGAAGTGTCACTTTCAAAGCTTGAACCTCCACTTGTTCTTCAAGAGTTTGTCAATCATG GTGGTCTCCTCTTTAAGATTTATATTGTTGGGGAAACTATAAAGGTTGTGAGGCGTTTCTCTCTACCTAATGTTAGTAAACATGAGCTGTTGGATGTTGATGGTTTATTCCGATTGCCAAGAGTTTCATGCGCAGCAGCTTCTGCAGATGATGCTGATTTGGATCCAAATATTGCAG AACATCCACCAAGACCTTTATTGGAGAGGCTTGCAAGGGACCTCCGTTGTAGACTG GGACTCCGCTTGTTCAACATTGATATGATACGGGAACACGGGACAAAGGATGTGTTTTACGTCATTGATATCAATTACTTTCCGG GGTATGGAAAAATGCCAGAGTATGAGCACATATTTATAGATTTCCTACTTAGCCTTGTGCAGAATAAGTGTAAAAAGAGGGATGGTACTTAA
- the LOC123907855 gene encoding inositol-tetrakisphosphate 1-kinase 3-like isoform X6, translating into MLQNVAELNLSDCHGKVGVPQQLVITKNPSTIINEVTKAGMKLPLVAKPLVVDGSAKSHELCIAYDEVSLSKLEPPLVLQEFVNHGGLLFKIYIVGETIKVVRRFSLPNVSKHELLDVDGLFRLPRVSCAAASADDADLDPNIAEHPPRPLLERLARDLRCRLGLRLFNIDMIREHGTKDVFYVIDINYFPGYGKMPEYEHIFIDFLLSLVQNKCKKRDGT; encoded by the exons ATGCTACAAAATGTGGCAGAGCTAAACCTATCCGACTGCCACG GCAAGGTTGGGGTTCCACAGCAATTAGTTATCACTAAAAACCCATCTACTATCATCAATGAAGTCACTAAGGCTGGAATGAAGTTACCATTAg TTGCTAAACCGTTGGTTGTGGACGGGAGTGCCAAGTCACACGAACTGTGTATTGCTTATGATGAAGTGTCACTTTCAAAGCTTGAACCTCCACTTGTTCTTCAAGAGTTTGTCAATCATG GTGGTCTCCTCTTTAAGATTTATATTGTTGGGGAAACTATAAAGGTTGTGAGGCGTTTCTCTCTACCTAATGTTAGTAAACATGAGCTGTTGGATGTTGATGGTTTATTCCGATTGCCAAGAGTTTCATGCGCAGCAGCTTCTGCAGATGATGCTGATTTGGATCCAAATATTGCAG AACATCCACCAAGACCTTTATTGGAGAGGCTTGCAAGGGACCTCCGTTGTAGACTG GGACTCCGCTTGTTCAACATTGATATGATACGGGAACACGGGACAAAGGATGTGTTTTACGTCATTGATATCAATTACTTTCCGG GGTATGGAAAAATGCCAGAGTATGAGCACATATTTATAGATTTCCTACTTAGCCTTGTGCAGAATAAGTGTAAAAAGAGGGATGGTACTTAA
- the LOC123907855 gene encoding inositol-tetrakisphosphate 1-kinase 3-like isoform X3, with product MHANLHSCPYMPTTLNKGIFFVAIDLNKPLLEQGPFDVVLHKLPGKEWREIIEDFRHKHPEVTILDPPDAIQHLLNRQSMLQNVAELNLSDCHGKVGVPQQLVITKNPSTIINEVTKAGMKLPLVAKPLVVDGSAKSHELCIAYDEVSLSKLEPPLVLQEFVNHGGLLFKIYIVGETIKVVRRFSLPNVSKHELLDVDGLFRLPRVSCAAASADDADLDPNIAEHPPRPLLERLARDLRCRLGLRLFNIDMIREHGTKDVFYVIDINYFPGYGKMPEYEHIFIDFLLSLVQNKCKKRDGT from the exons ATGCATGCCAATTTACATTCTTGTCCATACATGccaacaacatt GAATAAGGGGATATTCTTTGTTGCCATTGATCTAAACAAGCCCTTGTTAGAACAAGGCCCGTTTGATGTTGTCTTGCATAAG TTGCCAGGAAAAGAGTGGCGTGAGATTATTGAG GATTTCAGGCATAAACATCCCGAAGTTACCATCCTTGACCCTCCAGATGCAATTCAACATTTGCTCAATCGACAATCCATGCTACAAAATGTGGCAGAGCTAAACCTATCCGACTGCCACG GCAAGGTTGGGGTTCCACAGCAATTAGTTATCACTAAAAACCCATCTACTATCATCAATGAAGTCACTAAGGCTGGAATGAAGTTACCATTAg TTGCTAAACCGTTGGTTGTGGACGGGAGTGCCAAGTCACACGAACTGTGTATTGCTTATGATGAAGTGTCACTTTCAAAGCTTGAACCTCCACTTGTTCTTCAAGAGTTTGTCAATCATG GTGGTCTCCTCTTTAAGATTTATATTGTTGGGGAAACTATAAAGGTTGTGAGGCGTTTCTCTCTACCTAATGTTAGTAAACATGAGCTGTTGGATGTTGATGGTTTATTCCGATTGCCAAGAGTTTCATGCGCAGCAGCTTCTGCAGATGATGCTGATTTGGATCCAAATATTGCAG AACATCCACCAAGACCTTTATTGGAGAGGCTTGCAAGGGACCTCCGTTGTAGACTG GGACTCCGCTTGTTCAACATTGATATGATACGGGAACACGGGACAAAGGATGTGTTTTACGTCATTGATATCAATTACTTTCCGG GGTATGGAAAAATGCCAGAGTATGAGCACATATTTATAGATTTCCTACTTAGCCTTGTGCAGAATAAGTGTAAAAAGAGGGATGGTACTTAA
- the LOC123907855 gene encoding inositol-tetrakisphosphate 1-kinase 3-like isoform X4 — MKLNGEEEEKVVVGYALTSKKKKSFLKPNFIALARSVTEDFRHKHPEVTILDPPDAIQHLLNRQSMLQNVAELNLSDCHGKVGVPQQLVITKNPSTIINEVTKAGMKLPLVAKPLVVDGSAKSHELCIAYDEVSLSKLEPPLVLQEFVNHGGLLFKIYIVGETIKVVRRFSLPNVSKHELLDVDGLFRLPRVSCAAASADDADLDPNIAEHPPRPLLERLARDLRCRLGLRLFNIDMIREHGTKDVFYVIDINYFPGYGKMPEYEHIFIDFLLSLVQNKCKKRDGT; from the exons ATGAAGTTGAAcggagaagaagaagagaaagttGTTGTTGGATACGCCTTAACgtccaagaaaaagaaaagcttTCTAAAGCCAAACTTTATTGCTCTTGCAAGGTCAGTCACTGAA GATTTCAGGCATAAACATCCCGAAGTTACCATCCTTGACCCTCCAGATGCAATTCAACATTTGCTCAATCGACAATCCATGCTACAAAATGTGGCAGAGCTAAACCTATCCGACTGCCACG GCAAGGTTGGGGTTCCACAGCAATTAGTTATCACTAAAAACCCATCTACTATCATCAATGAAGTCACTAAGGCTGGAATGAAGTTACCATTAg TTGCTAAACCGTTGGTTGTGGACGGGAGTGCCAAGTCACACGAACTGTGTATTGCTTATGATGAAGTGTCACTTTCAAAGCTTGAACCTCCACTTGTTCTTCAAGAGTTTGTCAATCATG GTGGTCTCCTCTTTAAGATTTATATTGTTGGGGAAACTATAAAGGTTGTGAGGCGTTTCTCTCTACCTAATGTTAGTAAACATGAGCTGTTGGATGTTGATGGTTTATTCCGATTGCCAAGAGTTTCATGCGCAGCAGCTTCTGCAGATGATGCTGATTTGGATCCAAATATTGCAG AACATCCACCAAGACCTTTATTGGAGAGGCTTGCAAGGGACCTCCGTTGTAGACTG GGACTCCGCTTGTTCAACATTGATATGATACGGGAACACGGGACAAAGGATGTGTTTTACGTCATTGATATCAATTACTTTCCGG GGTATGGAAAAATGCCAGAGTATGAGCACATATTTATAGATTTCCTACTTAGCCTTGTGCAGAATAAGTGTAAAAAGAGGGATGGTACTTAA
- the LOC123907854 gene encoding SOSS complex subunit B1-like isoform X2, producing the protein MIVLKDIVPAAQNNIDTRFIILEKGKTTLERGNKMCLALVADETASVHFQFWGDECDYFDSGDIISLTSGIFSYQRGNLILRAGKRGKLQKIGEFTMSYVETPNMSEIHWIPDTSNSNKYIQEHVISPHSCLFPPIL; encoded by the coding sequence ATGATTGTTCTCAAAGACATTGTGCCTGCAGCTCAAAACAACATAGACACtagatttataattttggaGAAAGGGAAGACAACACTTGAAAGGGGAAATAAGATGTGTTTGGCGCTTGTAGCTGATGAAACAGCATCTGTTCATTTTCAGTTTTGGGGAGACGAATGCGATTATTTTGATTCGGGTGACATAATTTCTCTAACCAGCGGGATCTTTTCCTACCAGCGTGGCAACCTTATTCTTAGGGCAGGTAAGAGAGGTAAATTACAGAAGATAGGAGAGTTTACTATGTCCTATGTTGAGACACCAAACATGAGTGAGATTCATTGGATTCCAGACACATCAAATTCTAACAAGTATATTCAGGAGCATGTAATATCTCCCCATTCATGCCTCTTCCCTCCAATTTTGTAG
- the LOC123907855 gene encoding inositol-tetrakisphosphate 1-kinase 3-like isoform X2 → MKLNGEEEEKVVVGYALTSKKKKSFLKPNFIALARNKGIFFVAIDLNKPLLEQGPFDVVLHKDFRHKHPEVTILDPPDAIQHLLNRQSMLQNVAELNLSDCHGKVGVPQQLVITKNPSTIINEVTKAGMKLPLVAKPLVVDGSAKSHELCIAYDEVSLSKLEPPLVLQEFVNHGGLLFKIYIVGETIKVVRRFSLPNVSKHELLDVDGLFRLPRVSCAAASADDADLDPNIAEHPPRPLLERLARDLRCRLGLRLFNIDMIREHGTKDVFYVIDINYFPGYGKMPEYEHIFIDFLLSLVQNKCKKRDGT, encoded by the exons ATGAAGTTGAAcggagaagaagaagagaaagttGTTGTTGGATACGCCTTAACgtccaagaaaaagaaaagcttTCTAAAGCCAAACTTTATTGCTCTTGCAAG GAATAAGGGGATATTCTTTGTTGCCATTGATCTAAACAAGCCCTTGTTAGAACAAGGCCCGTTTGATGTTGTCTTGCATAAG GATTTCAGGCATAAACATCCCGAAGTTACCATCCTTGACCCTCCAGATGCAATTCAACATTTGCTCAATCGACAATCCATGCTACAAAATGTGGCAGAGCTAAACCTATCCGACTGCCACG GCAAGGTTGGGGTTCCACAGCAATTAGTTATCACTAAAAACCCATCTACTATCATCAATGAAGTCACTAAGGCTGGAATGAAGTTACCATTAg TTGCTAAACCGTTGGTTGTGGACGGGAGTGCCAAGTCACACGAACTGTGTATTGCTTATGATGAAGTGTCACTTTCAAAGCTTGAACCTCCACTTGTTCTTCAAGAGTTTGTCAATCATG GTGGTCTCCTCTTTAAGATTTATATTGTTGGGGAAACTATAAAGGTTGTGAGGCGTTTCTCTCTACCTAATGTTAGTAAACATGAGCTGTTGGATGTTGATGGTTTATTCCGATTGCCAAGAGTTTCATGCGCAGCAGCTTCTGCAGATGATGCTGATTTGGATCCAAATATTGCAG AACATCCACCAAGACCTTTATTGGAGAGGCTTGCAAGGGACCTCCGTTGTAGACTG GGACTCCGCTTGTTCAACATTGATATGATACGGGAACACGGGACAAAGGATGTGTTTTACGTCATTGATATCAATTACTTTCCGG GGTATGGAAAAATGCCAGAGTATGAGCACATATTTATAGATTTCCTACTTAGCCTTGTGCAGAATAAGTGTAAAAAGAGGGATGGTACTTAA